The following coding sequences are from one Rhipicephalus microplus isolate Deutch F79 chromosome 3, USDA_Rmic, whole genome shotgun sequence window:
- the LOC119171885 gene encoding centromere protein K-like translates to MASDAAMSEESSEADSVLEARVVALEDELRELQQAPTAAPLDADYDRCFMKAHRELTAGRVPTAIPKQALRDVLLQTLTNEREGLERVLAHYTDQLKAAEAEIAVLEDRNNAIAAAKDEVPPVPNDYDALKKLTNTRQRQIGQYLELLYPLPQHLARSSACSYLTLSEIFDRLLEASANGPEERYIELGVEFWPPHVQVLLNANLVERHPHSSNRIRLRDWG, encoded by the exons ATGGCTTCCGACGCCGCAATGTCCGAGGAAAGTAGCGAAGCAGACTCCGTTCTTGAGGCGAGAGTAGTCGCCCTGGAGGACGAGCTGCGGGAACTGCAACAAGCTCCCACGGCGGCACCGCTGGACGCCGATTACGACCGATGCTTTATGAAAGCGCACCGCGAACTGACCGCTGGAAGGGTTCCCACCGCCATCCCGAAACAGGCGCTGAGAGACGTGCTCTTGCAGACTCTGACAAACGAACGGGAAGGACTGGAACGCGTGCTGGCTCACTACACCGACCAGCTGAAAGCGGCCGAGGCGGAGATCGCCGTCTTGGAGGACCGCAACAACGCTATCGCCGCCGCGAAGGACGAGGTGCCGCCAGTGCCGAACGACTACGATGCCTTGAAAAA GCTGACCAACACGCGGCAAAGACAGATTGGGCAGTACCTCGAGCTTTTGTACCCTCTGCCACAGCATCTTGCGCGTTCGAGTGCATGCAGCTATCTCACACTCAGTGAGATTTTCGACAGGCTACTGGAGGCCAGTGCCAATGGACCGGAGGAGCGATACATCGAACTGGGCGTGGAGTTTTGGCCACCACACGTGCAAGTGCTCCTCAATGCTAACTTGGTAGAACGACACCCTCACAGCAGTAACCGCATCCGATTGCGGGACTGGGGTTGA